GAGAGTACAAAGTGCGGGCATGAAAGCAGAGAGAGTGGGCTAGAGAGCGGGGAGAGTGGGCGAGAGAGCAGAGTCCTATGCATCTCGAAGCTTCTTTTGAAGGAATAAAACATACCAATGGAACGTTTAATAGCCCAAACCTGCAATAGCAACCAAACCATCCATGTCGGCTTCAGTTCGGTAAGGGCTGAACCATCCGGTTCGAGTCAATTCGGCATTCCTTGCTCAGTCCACTTTGATAAGCGTATTCAAGAAGCAAGTTAGAGTCACAAAGTTGCTTAAATGATCAAATTTAATTGTGCTTTTAGTCCTTCATCTTCAACTGTGTCCAGAGAAgactttaacaattaaaaaaggGCGTCTGACAACTGCATCTTAAATAGAGTTAAATTTTACATCCACATCCATGAGTTCCCtcacatttttctttctttcttcataaACAACTATCCTTTAGATCAATAAATGGAGCTTAATTTGGTTTCCAACTtagtaggtaaatttgattgaaTACTAATTTGCTGGACTATTAAGACTCCAAAGGAAGGAACTATAAGGGTCATATGCTGCAAAAGGCCTCCATGGGCCAGCTGAAAAGCGGAATAGAATGAAGTGTAAAAACCTCTAAGAAACCTAGTTAGCTTTCACTCTTCCATGATGTCAAGGACAGAAAATTTCCTCAAAAACATTTCATTCTTCAAATAGCTACCTACTTTAACTCAACTTACCTAAACTTCCAGTAGACATGGGTTACATCATTCAAAAAAAGGATATTGATTAGTTTGGAGAATGCCTTATTCAAGTATCATGGATCATAACCCTCATAACTACTTGACACCACTTTTACCAAAAGAAGCTTTAAAAGATTTAGGTTGTTTCAGCTCAAGTAGGTCATATCTATAACACCCCATCATGACAAAACATTAATAATACTAATCTCTTCCCAATGCATGTTCCTCAAAAGTCTTGAacataaaagaactctagtttCTCGAATTGCACTTTTAATACCCAGTTACCTCCTTAACCTTCAAGATGTCACAAATATAAGTAATTCCTTATTTCCTGGATTCCAATCTTTCAAAAGAACTTTTAAGCAAAATGTTGAAATTACTAATTCGGAAGGACACAACACTGAAAAGAAAATAAGTATGAATTGAAGCTTCCAGATGCAGCAAGGGGGGGAAAGCaatgggctataaaagggctcAAGATATTATGCCAATTTCAAAGGTCCTACCTCCAAATGTTGCTTGTGGTCATTAAATTCAATGATTTAGCACAGCCAAGCGCAAAATGACAACATTTTTTCAGCCATCTGTGGGGCCCTTAATTACATGAACAACAGATCAGTCCAAGAGCATATTTACGTGTAGCAGTGGGAGGCAAGGACCTcaaaaagaggggaaaaaggGTAAAGAAATGCCTATGATGCAGGTGTGGGATTGAGCTTCCAGGAGTCTTAAATTGAGTGCAGCCCTTAagtagaaacatttcagctacTTAATATCAGGATTGGCTCCAAATCTCCACTTTTTACTACCAAAGGCTGGGTACAAACTTTGTGAATCAGCAATGTGAATGGAAAATTTGATAGTGGAGATCCTGATGTTGCTAGGTTTCATCGTTTTTGGTCCAACTATAGCTTATTTAACAAGAATACATATATCACGATGCCATGTTCAAAAAATTTGCAATTGGTTATAGAGCTGGAGTCATCAGAGAAAGATTACATACATGTTGACTCACCAATCTAGTAGAAGATGATGAGGGCAGAAAGCAGGATTTCTAATGCAGCAACAAATAGGTATTTACATGCTGAACACTGAGTATGTTTCATCCTCTCGCTCTCTTAAGCTAGTAAGGGTATCTTGCCCTGCATGCTACCATATCCACAAAGTCCTTGGCACATTCCAAAAAACTGTAATCATCTTAGAAATCTATATATTAGTATATTTTTCAGCTTGTAGAAGGTCATATTACAGTTCCATTATTCTAGTTGAGTGTCACAGCttaggattttatttttttaacaatagCTTTGTTCAATTATGAAATTTATACAAATCATGGTATCATGTGGatttttttcatgaaagaaTAGATGCAGATATTGTTTGACATAATGAACTAATAGGAAGTGATGAGGGCACAATCATTATGTATGCCTTGAGAGCAAGATCTGATAGCCAACAGCAATAGTTGGGGTATCACATGGTGGTCATGGTTGTAATTAGCTAATATGCTATTTACTCTCTTACAACTCAGCGACAATATATTTCTGCCACTTACTACAATATCCATAAAGTCTTTGGGCATTCCCACTATTTGAATAATTCcagtataagaaaattttaaattagtaaaataacatattatagTCTCTTTTTCCGTTGACTCTCCTGCAATGGATATTCCATTAGAGGTCTCAAAACTTGCTTATGTAACCAATTGCATATCCATCCTCTGTTGGTTCCTGATTCATTTCTTCTATGCATATATCTAGTCAATATCCTAGAgttctcattttatttttttttcacaatAAGAAAGATGAATTCAAGAATGAAACACGATTCCCACTCCCACCTCATATAGTCATAGGCAATTACTCATACAGTCTGAGTATACAATTTCTAAAGTCATTTCAAGAGAAAGTATGTTTTTGGCATCCATAAAGAAACTAAATTTATGGAAGAGAAAAATTCTCAACAACGATCCTACCTGGACCAAGTACGCAAACAAACACAAGATGTTTAACCCAAAGAGATGCCAAGACAAACATCATTGCATGCGCATTACATGTTTACACGGATAAAGATTACTGTCCATTCACTTACTACTCACAGCTTTCCGTACTAGCATCCATCAAATCAAGGCAAGGCATTACATTCTATGGTTCATGAACCAGAGCAAGCAAAGAAGGAATAAACAAACATACCTCATCTTCGCTATATCCTTGTCCCTCCTTAGGTGTAAACAACATGTCACCAGTTGCAAGCTCAAAAGCAATGCAAGCAAAAGACCATATATCAGCTGAAAATGAGTACCCTGCCCGGAGAATAACCTCAGGAGACCTATACTGCCTTGTCTGAATATTATCTGTAAACTGCTTATCCACCCAACAAGCATTCCCAAAATCCACAACCTTGCATCTCAAATCAATCCCATCCAAGCTCCTTTCCCGCTGTGTCGGCTGCAATGTTCCTCCCATTGATGATCTTCTCCCAGATATCCTTGCTGCTGCCCTCCTTGCTTTTTTCTTCAGCTTCTTCTCAATGCTACTGGCCACAAGTGCCCCATTTGCATTGCCCTCAGGCCTCTCAAGGATTGGGGGAAAATCCAGATCGCACAGGATCTTTCAAAGGATCAATGGTAGAGACAAGAAGAACATTTTCCAGTTTCAAATCTGCATGAATGAGACCGAGCTCCCTGTGCAAGTAATCAAGACCCAACAAGATTGATCTGCATATGTCTCTAACCCTGTTCAGGCCAATGCCCTTATATCTGTTGTACCGGATTAGCCGGAGTAGGCTGTCACCAAGGAATTCAAATACCAAGCAAAGATGCTGCCCATTTGGGCCAGCATGCTTAAAATGGTCCAGAAGACGAACTATGCACTTGGAATTTGAGGGATCTCCTTTCGCAATTGCTGAGAGAATCTCAATCTCATGAAGAGCAGCTTGAGCAAACTCTGCTGcacttttttgaattttcagggCTACAAATCTCTGCAAAACAAATTGATTTTAAAGAAATCTTTAGATTGGACATCACgtctggagagagagagaggggggggggggggagatttTCCATTTATTATAAAACTAAAGTGGAGAGGGTCATAAAGGCAAGTCCATGAAGGACTAAAACACTGATTCAAATATAACATCTAAAAGAAGATATTCTTGACGGTAAGCATCAACTTAAAGTGATCAATCTACAAATATAAAATGAAATGTTAGATGCGGCGAAATAAAGAAATTACATTGATCAAACTCATAAAAGCAAAGTGAAATAAATATGCAGTCCTCCATCAGCATCCAGCACGAATATTTAACACTGATAAAGGTGAAAATTGAACAAAAAGACACAAAAAGCAACAGATCTCTGCAATAAGAAAAGACAAACGCATATATCAATAAACGAAAGGAATAGAATTTATTGAAATTTGTGCATCTTTCTGAGAAATcgaaagtaaaaaagaaagaaaaatatcactattttatttaaaataggATCCAAACAAAAAGGTGGGTAATAATCACAACAGTAAAACAAGCAGATCACTAGAATCCAAGGACAGCCCATACTACATAACAGATTAAGAAGACATAATAATGAAAGAACGACCCAGGGTTCTCGATTGGACAATAACAGTTGAAGCAGCTAATCTCAATCCATCATGAGCCGACACAATAATTTAATCAATTGTCGCACGATTCATGCGCAtagcaattcaaagtaaaaaaccAAACGGAAAAAGGACAGATCGTAAAAGATGAGATCTTTAAAGCAGAAATCGCGTGAATTCCCAGAAAAAAAAACTGCCGATTATAAAATGAGGAAATCCACAATAATCCGAATAAATATATCCAAGATGAGATCTTTTCCATCGTTTTGAAGCAATCGAGGAAGGCTTGGGGGGGTGGCGGATCGAGTACTTTGCATCGGGTGTCGAAGGCGAGCCAGACGGTGGAGAAGTGGCCCCATCCAAGCTTCCGCTGGGCGATGTACCGGCCGCCGGCGAACTGGTCGCCGACTCGGACGGCGTGGTAGCCGCCCTTCCGGTAGGCGTCGACGCCCTCGTCCTCCTCCCCCGACCCCGACGACGACGAGCACGACATCACTCTCCCTCTCCGCCTCTCCCTcgatctctctctcctctcctcccttcgcTTCAATCCCACTCTTTGGTCGCTGGAGAGAAAGAATCCCACCACCTAAGAAGAGGCGGAAGGGgggttttctttctctctctttttctctctttttttccgaGTCCCGGGTTTCTCCTTTCCCCTTTCGTCGGTTGGGGAAACGGGGTCGTGGCTGAGTTTTTTTAACGTGACGCCGGATCCGACTGTGAAGCGATCTCAAATGCTATTTCTGGGTGCCTCTCTAGCTTAACATAATCTGCCCCACAGGACAAGGGATTTGAAGGTTTGTGGATGGTCCTTCTCAACGTTTTTATTAGCTGATAGCTATGGCTTGCGGCTGGGCGCGGGCTGGTGCTCATAGAAAGTGGGACCCAGTCATTGTGGAGCTCCAGCTGTTGCAGTTTGATTAGCCAAAAAGGATTGGCAGCCAACCTGAAAAGTATGAGTTACTGTTTGTTTAGGGTTGTGAGGGCAGGCTTCTCAAACTTTTTATTAGCTGATAGCTCTATGGTTTTAGTTGTATGAAATTCTTGCAATCAAAAAATATGGAACTTCTGGTCTAATTCAGAATCTTTGGCCTTTACAAGACAACAATGGTAGGAATTTACTGTAATAAAGGCTTTGTTGCCTGCCTCTCTTTTGAAGAACTCTTTATTGGTAGATTAGTATTAGTCAATTGCTAATTGgagttttattaagaaaataagATACTTTGCCCTTCCTAAGCATGCAATATCACATCCTTTTACTGAATTTTATTATGTTGGTTATAACATATTTGAAATGGATTTTGTTTTACCTAAATGAACTAGTCAAGCTAGCCATCTTACATTATGCTGTTAAGAGACATGTAGATGCCATGAGGTTGGAGAAACACCCTTGATAAATCTGTAATTTATAGTAGCTTTGAGTACCACTCTAACCTTGGTGAAGCTAATtcatattaatttttatttattatttaagattaggaagGGCTATTCCTCGTCGTTTTTCTAGGAAGGGTTCACTTTAATTTCAATTGAACCTCTATACTTTGCTCCAGTGGCAAGAAGTGATACCACCTAGGACTAACAATAGGCTCATGTTAGCTTGAGGCCCATCGACCAGGCCAGCTTCAGTGGGGTTTTGGCCCAAACTGCAGCATATTCAAGTTAGGCTAAGGCCATAGTTTCAGCCCAGTCTAAAACCTAGCCTAGTTGATGTAGGCAAATGATCCAAGGCTGCCACATGCTTAAACCAACATTACAAACATCCAAAAAGGGGCCTCATAAGTGTAATGCATATGATAGAAGACTATCCAAGCTAAAGAGAATAACATGGCTATACTTGAAGCTGTGAGCTTGAAGGTTAATTGTTTGAGAAACTTGTAAAGAGCTTCAAGAAAGAACATAGGATGACACTTGACTCGCATTTGTTTAATGAGCTTAGATTTTGAAATTTACATCCAGTCTATTAAAAAATGAAATGCAACACATTTCAATCTAAAATAAAGCTCCACTAGCATCAGTATGGTCAAAACTTCCAGATGAAACAttatcttatatatatttagtaGTCTTTTTTCGTTATATCTTGAATCATTCATAATGGAGGTCGAATAAGAAAAATATGGacgatttattgaagaaatgcTAGTGATACCAAACTTTTGGATATTTATGAAAATACCATTACATGgtcaaataatttaagatgatttTTTTCTCTATGTTGCAATAGGGTTTAGAAAGTTATTTTCTACCATTTACTTTGATGTTTATCATTTTATCttcttttagaaaatttatATTCTGAGAGCTAGAAAAAGTTTGTTGATTTTAGAAAATTTCCCATATAAATATCGCAGCCATGTATTTAGTTTTAACACAAAAATTAATAaagcttttcttttgagaatcttttttaattttcttatatGGTAAATTGAAGAGCTTGTGGTGGGATGTCATGGTTTAGGAGAAGACTTTGTAAAGAGGTTTGGATGTCTTTTGGTGAGACCCTATGAAGACCTATTATGTGAAACTGAAGGTCTAGTGGAACGGAAAGGTGGCATGTTTAAGGTAAACCCTAACCTTATTTTCATTGGGTTGATGGATTATTGTAGTTTTGGTACAAATTTAGGAAAAAACTTAGGTCTAAGTCTATGTCATCAACTATCTCTAGTGAGTGTCTAGCGGCATAGATTATACCTTTGGAGTCCACTTATTCTAAGGATTCCAACATGACCAATATCATAGTTTTTGGAGATGTGTTTTAATAATTACACACGATTATTATTACATAGAAAGCTCAGAACTAAAATTGACATCATTTATCAAAATCACTCAATTGGCCAAAATTAACATAAATTAGTTTTTCGATTTATTTGGAATATTtaaactaatttttatttttttggaattttattttgttaattATGGAATGTTGAATATTGCATGGAAGTTTGGGGTTAATTAGCTTGAGAAATAATGTTGATTTTGATATGGTACTTAGGCTTATGCTAGGGCTCTAGTGGCTATACTTTAGTATACATGTGATTTGTAATTGTTAAGTATTAGAAAAGATTTGATTTGAGCATAGCAAGTCTTCATTGGACCTAGGTATTTGGTAACTAACCTCCTACCTAAGCTAAAGTTGTAACTCTATATTTTCTAAGGCATGCCCTTGCTAATTAGTCCTTAAGGTACTTGAAATAAAAttatagttgaatgcatgtgataACTTATCCTCTAAGCATTCTATCTTGTTTTCTCATAGAATACTATGTTAGATAATTTATGATGTTTCATGAAATTGAGAATCATTATTATGTGAAACCCCGTTTTGGAATTACTTCCATCAATTTTCATTAAAATGCATTTATATCAATTAGGTTTCAAATACTTTGGAAATTGTGGATTTTAAATTATGAAACACTTCTTCtgaatgaaatgtatctatttGTAATAAATACTTAGATTTTCATACCAAGCTAGTACATATCGCGTCAAGATCTTATAAAGTCGGTACAAAGCATTGTTTGGCACAAAAAGTGTGCTATCACTGACACACATCACTATACGTATACTCTCTTATTAGCATGTACCATTCTAGTTGTGATTCATATGGCATTTGTGAGCTATTGGTATGATACTAAAACTTAAGCTTTAATCATTGTTCTAGCAAAATGTTTTTTTGTTTATATATAAGTTAGATCAAGCAAGTGAATACTATGATATCGTAActttggatttttttaaaaaaatcatgtgCAATTATAATTATGAATTTTATCGTGTTGTTTCAAGAGAATGTTAGGATTATTAGAAACTTttgcttgaaaacttgaacttATATTTTTGGAACTATTTTGAATTCTCTTTTGAAAAAATGTACCTTTGGATGTGCTTAGAAGACTTCCTTGGAACCTTTCTTACATGTTTGAAAGATATTTGAAACATTTTGGATACGCATATATGATTTGAGGTATGGATACTTGTGCAAGATTTGAGGTTTGATAAAATGTTTGAGCCATTATAGTAACTTGAAAACAAAATGAAATTGTATTTACAAAATCATTggattttgtttgtttcttttgGACTCCCAATTTGGCTACATTTTGAACCCCACCAATGGAATTGATATATTAGCACATTGATTGTCGAAAACTTGATCGATTTAGATCTACTCCATAAGGGTTAAGTCCAATACTTTGAATCCTATCATGGGGTAATATGGTCATAGTATCACAAACTGATGGGTTGTGTAGTTCTGAATTTGAAAAATGATTTATAAATTGCTAATTGAAATTTCATGTGAAACATTAATTAGAAAATGGTTTATAAGTTGTTTTCTAGAAATATTCGTATAAGTGATATGTTGGTTCCAAAAATTGACTTATAATTGCCCTTTGGTATTATATATGAGTTATTGGTTTTGAAAATGGTTAGCATATTATCGTTTGAAAATTTTTGTATATGAAATATTGATTATGAAAATCCTATCTTTTTTAaaagtatatattttttttatgcatcAATAGCTTTTAAATGCATTTTCTTGTTGTACATGCTTGATCCTTCTAACTAAAGCTTTTGGTTACTTACTAGGTTTTTAGCttacctttttcttctctctcttcttcaaatCCCAAGGCTTAGAAGGTTGATAGTACGTAGGGTGTGAGCTTAGAGCGAGGCTTGTAGACCTAGTTGGATTCAACCTTGCTATTGGAAGTAGGGTACATCCTAAAAGATATTTGGTATATTGAACACATCATTTTGGAAATATTTTATAGATATCTTTCCTACATATGGTCAAATAGTTATAGGGTTGTGTCACATAAGTCTTTGAGATAAAAAAGAGTTCATGAGTGTCATCGTTGGGCAGAATGATCAAGTGGATGATTATGTATTCCATAGGAAGAATTGGATCATTTTAGACCTTGAAAATTGTTTAAAACTATGAGTGAGTTTGGGCACTGTACTGATACAACTATTGTTATATGCAAAGTCGAATAAAAGATTAGAGTGCTATTTTCTAGTAGTCACCAAATTAGTTGGCTTTGTACCATCGTAGTGGATATGCTccatactaaatagtcaacgataTGAAAACCATCTCTTAGAAACCATTACTAGGGTTGAAAATCAATATCATAGCAAATGGTTCCCTAACTTTAGGACACAACTATGTACTATGATTTTGATTTTCACTAAATTTGGGACCAAACCCATGTATTGATAATGTTACTCTAGATCTATCTTTGATAGGGAGCACACTAGTTTATTATCCCTTATCATGAATGGGTGTAAAAATTATCCAACAAGGAATTCACCTATGGTATTTTATCCATATTAGAACAGAGACGCGTTAGGCATGAAAATTCTGAATCTAGATGATGTTCTGATCGAATTGTGGTTGCATTATATAAATAGTTGAATATAATAGAATATTttattcaaaattaattttacATGTGCATCAATTTTTGATGGTGTCTATCATATGATCTAGGATTTTGATAGGCTATGAAATTGACTAGTTATGGGTTTGATAATGCTAGTATTTTCTTGACAAGAAAATCGAGGATAAAGGGACATGAAGGGACtagattttaaaaataattgcaATGCATGAAGAAAGATTTTCCTTTCCAATCTATCAACCAATAATTTGTGTAATAATACATCTTTATGCATGGGAAGGCTAGTCCATCTTGCTTCATCGTGACTATGGCACACTTATTGAGGAAGATAGAATATAGTATATTGAAATCCAAATTGATCTCGGAGTTCCATATTTGTCCATCATTCTTAGCCTTTCTCTAAATCTCTCTCGAGTGGTCATCACTCATCAAACTCAAGATCGATTAGGTTAAGCAGATAGATCGAATCCTTGGTATAGAAATTGGTCCTTGTGAGTTGGCAAGACCCAACTGGGTTGGTCTTGTCAACCACTATCAAATCCTGATTAGGATTTTCTAGTATAACTTGCTCCTCGGATTAGCCTTTAGCAACCAACTATAACTAGAAACCTTAAGTAGCTAACCACACACCTAGGGATTTCTTGGTGGTCGTTATATGCTTAAGGCTTCCTAGGATGGTGCTACATGGCCTGAGGATTTTCACAAGGCTAACATTTCTTAATATAAATAGGAGGGGAGGTGCAGAATTTTAGGTCCATGAATTACATGTCATATAGAGATCTCAAGAAAGAGATCCCTAGTTGCCCACAGactgagagaaggaagaaaatgatAAGTACGAGACTGCAAGGTAATTCTTGGAGGGTATGCCAAGTGTGAGTGCTTTGCATGGAACCTAGAGAAGTCCTCATTCATCTTCTTTCATCTTCTTATCTCTTATATCATCTCTATAGGTATCAATCTTAGTATGCAAGTAATCTATGTTTTACTATGATTTCTTGATAAGAGTGATTTGAATTTTAGTATTCCAATTACATTGTGAGTTGGATTGTGTTGGTATCTATCAGCCACTACcatagttttatttttcaaaacctCTTGATAGTGGTTTTGTAGAACTTGTATAACCTTGGTTCATTTGTAAAATTTTGTGTTGGTTAAATATAAGGATTGTTTCGATGGTCTTTAAGTATTGTTTAGCTTGTGGTTATTTTTGGGATTGGCATGTGGTCGGTTCAAATTATTTGAAGTTAGAAAATTATGAAACTTTACTTTGCTTGCACTATTCCCTAGTTGTTAGAATTGGACTATTTTGGTGTTTGCCTAGTTGTTGCTTTGCATGCTCGTGAGGACAATCCTGGGCATGTGGGATGTCCCTCGACATGTGCCAAGCATCACATTTCTATTtatttctaattagaatttaGGATATACACATACATGGTGGTTACATTTTGTGAGTTATGACTATGTCATGTGACATTAAACTTGTTTAAATATTTGACTATGTGACTCCATGTTTAAGTTATACAATGATAtagttttttgtgttttgtccTTTAGATATGTGTTTAATAGCTTAAGTATTATGTGATGTAAATTTACAAATACAAGGAATTGACAATCTTGAGTAATTACTTTTATAGAGATATAAGTTCTATACTTCTACTTCATAGAGGTGTTATAACTTATAGTCCTAGTGGGATTTGAACCCCCAACTTTGGCTTTTGGCAATCGTTTAAATGACGCAGAACTATCCTAAAGTTAAATTAAATGTGATAGCTATTTCACCGGCAATTCTCATAATCcgtattttttttcattatttaaaGATAAATACTAGAAAATCTTACGATCCATGATCGATCCAACTCTAACCTCTTTGTGGGTTAAGATCCAATTTCAATCTTAGAGACAATGCTCCTTAATGTTTCTTGTAATATAATGTTATCCTCATTTTTTCATGTGTACTTAAGTAAATCTTATCTTACGAGAGGAAAACAATAGGAGCAAATGTTAGATTAAAATAATGTAAAATTGTTCATGCATTGAGAGAGAGTAGATGAATAAGGTTGTAAGTAAATAAAAGAATGGCCAAAGAGTTGTGTCTATGGATTCACAACATGGTATTTTTTTTGAAGGTATATTTTTTGCAGAATGTAGATACACCGATGATGATCAAGAGAATCTACACAAAAAAGAGCAAAACAAGATAAcatatttatgttttatttataaagttattttttattaatttgtgtAAAATTTTTCAAGATGTGAGATAGTTTTTAGCTAAAAGCAAATTTGATGAAGCCAAAAC
Above is a genomic segment from Phoenix dactylifera cultivar Barhee BC4 chromosome 2, palm_55x_up_171113_PBpolish2nd_filt_p, whole genome shotgun sequence containing:
- the LOC120109970 gene encoding LOW QUALITY PROTEIN: SRSF protein kinase 2-like (The sequence of the model RefSeq protein was modified relative to this genomic sequence to represent the inferred CDS: deleted 1 base in 1 codon), encoding MSCSSSSGSGEEDEGVDAYRKGGYHAVRVGDQFAGGRYIAQRKLGWGHFSTVWLAFDTRCKRFVALKIQKSAAEFAQAALHEIEILSAIAKGDPSNSKCIVRLLDHFKHAGPNGQHLCLVFEFLGDSLLRLIRYNRYKGIGLNRVRDICRSILLGLDYLHRELGLIHADLKLENVLLVSTIDPLKDPVRSGFSPILERPEGNANGALVASSIEKKLKKKARRAAARISGRRSSMGGTLQPTQRERSLDGIDLRCKVVDFGNACWVDKQFTDNIQTRQYRSPEVILRAGYSFSADIWSFACIAFELATGDMLFTPKEGQGYSEDEDHLALMMELLGKMPRKIATSGSQSKDFFDRHGDLKRIRRLKFWPLDRLLVEKYKFLDSDAQEFANFLCPLLDFAPEKRPTAADCLQHPWLKSRDKKLTDENIEASVERLEMGVSSKLKV